A section of the Osmia lignaria lignaria isolate PbOS001 chromosome 3, iyOsmLign1, whole genome shotgun sequence genome encodes:
- the LOC117607983 gene encoding small ubiquitin-related modifier produces MSDNQEQKPEAGPGDANSEYIKLKVVGNDSNEIHFRVKMTTQMGKLKKSYSDRVGVPMTSLRFLFDGKRINDDETPKQLEMENDDVIEVYQEQTGGHY; encoded by the exons ATGTCCGATAATCAG GAACAAAAACCCGAAGCCGGCCCAGGCGACGCAAATTCCGAATACATCAAGCTTAAAGTCGTTGGAAAT GACAGCAATGAAATTCACTTTAGGGTAAAGATGACCACTCAAATGGGTAAACTCAAGAAATCATATAGTGATCGTGTG GGTGTACCTATGACATCTCTCAGGTTTCTATTTGATGGTAAAAGAATTAATGATGATGAAACTCCAAAGCAG TTGGAAATGgaaaatgatgatgttattgagGTATACCAAGAACAAACAGGTGGTCACTACTGA